TTTCAATTTCGGCAGGGAAAGCGGATCATCACCGTTATGCATCAATTCTTTGGTATCAAGGTCGAAAAATTCCGGGTGATTCCTAAAAATTTCAGTAGCCTTGATAGCTAAGGGACTATCCAGATAGACAGGCATGTCCGCAGGGAGTTTGCCGTCTTTATAAAGCAGGTGCAAAGTATAGATGAGCTGCTGCGAACGTTCCACCGCAAAGGCCGGGATAACAACCTTTCCGCCACGCTCATAGCTCCACGCAATGGCTTCAGCAAGTTCATCAAGACTGTTGGAGGAATCCTTGTGATTACGGTCCCCGTAGGTGGATTCCATAAGCAGGTAGTCGGCCTTTTCAATGATGCTGGGATTACGCACAATGAGCTGGTCCTTGTGGCCGAGATCCCCGGAAAATACCACTTTGGTGGTCTCGCCGCCTTCCTTGATCCAGAGTTCGATGAAAGCGGAACCGAGAATGTGTCCCGCATCCTTAAAATTTACAGTCACCCCTTCCGCAGGATCAAAACTGGCACCATACTGCACGGTACGCATGAGCGGAACGGTATTGATGGCATCTTCCTGTTTATAAATAGGAGAGATGGGTGCCATGCCCTTACGCAGCCTTTTACGGTTGGCCCAGTCAGTTTCCATTTCCTGAATGTAAGCACTGTCCAACAGCATGATATCGAGCAGATCACGGGTGGGGATGGTCATATATATGGGACCGTCAAATCCGGCCCGAACTGCGGCCGGAAGCAATCCGGTATGATCAATATGAGCATGGGTAATCAGGATAAAATCAAGATTCTTGGGATCGTAATCAGCTATCCCCCGATTTCGTTTTTCAACTTCCGCGTTACCCTGATGAAGCCCGCAGTCAACGGCGAATCTAACATTCTCAGTCTCAATTATATAGCAGGAGCCGGTAACAGTTTTAGCAGCACCCATAAAAGTTATCTTCATTCATCCTCCCAGATCATTTCCCTGAAATCTATTCAGACTATGCGACTCAGGCTTTTTTTGATAATTCGAATGCACTGTTACATGCACCAATAATCAAATTCAGGCAACAGCGGAGCAGTTAGAAAATGCAGCAGCGCAATCAAAAAAAAGCATACCTGTACGGCCTTTCAGCCGTACTCATCTGGTCCACTGTGGCTTCGGCATTCAAAATAGCCCTCGGTTATATGGACCCGCTGCAACTACTCTTCTATGCTGTCATTTTTTCCAGCATAGCTCTTTTTGCCATTTTAAAGATACAAAATAAAACTGCGCAGATAAGGCAGATGAGCTTAAAAGAACTGCTTAAATGCGGACTGCCCGGTCTGCTTAATCCGTTCTTATATTATATAGTACTCTTTAAAGCCTATGACCTGCTCCCGGCGCAGGAAGCGCAGCCACTCAACTACACTTGGGCAATCACCCTTTCGCTTTTGTCGATCCCCCTGCTGGGCCAGAAAATGACCATACGCGAACTGCTGGCAATCCTGACCAGCTATCTTGGAGTGGTAGTTATTTCCACCCATGGAAATCTTTTAGACATAAAATTCAGCAATGGTTACGGGGTCTTTCTGGCCCTGTTCAGCACCATAATCTGGTCCCTCTACTGGATCATGAATACTAAAAGTAAATCCGACCCGCTGATCGGGTTATTCCTGAATTTCTGCTTCGGTCTTCCGCTGGTAGCAGGAGCCATGCTCATATTTTCAGGTCCGCCACCAATGAGTATTCCGGCTATCCTATCCGCTGCCTATGTAGGATTCTTTGAAATGGGCATAACTTTCGCACTCTGGCTGAACGCCCTCAAACTGACTGAAAAAGCTTCAAGGGTCAGCAACCTGATTTTCCTCTCCCCATTCCTGTCATTAATATTAATCCATTTTATTCTTGGAGAAGAAATCCTGCCTTCAACGCTGGTGGGGCTGCTCTTTATTGTGGGCGGGAACGTTATTCAACAGTTGGGTAAGAAAAATTAGTTATATAAAAATACAAAAGGACCGGGCTGGAGGTTCCCGGTCCTTTTTGTATTAAGGAGTGATGATGAGGAATGAAGACTATATGTATATTCGGGACTTGTTGAAGAAAATGCAGGGGAACAATTTCTTCGCCCGTCTTGCTTTTTTACTTAGCATCTAGTGTGCCAAAACTTTTTATCCTTTATTTTCAACATATTACCATTTTAAATCTTTTTTCAAATCCAACCTGCACATCCATTTGCACATAATCTTTGCACATATGTGCAATGCACATTTGCACACACTGCACATCCATTCAGTCTGCCAGACAAATCCAAGTTTAAGAATTAACGACAGAACGGTTAAATTCGCGCAAACCCCTGTACATAACAATTTTTCCGTATTATGTTGTAAGTAACGGTATATGAAGGAACTCTGAATCAATACTCAATATAATAAACACACCACACTGAATAATAAGGAGGAAATTATGCATACACGCCTTTCAGATGTGTACCTGAATCATGAAATCAATGAAAAAATCGAAGAAGCCTGCCAGAACTTAGGGATCAGCAAAAGCATGTTCCTGAACGTCCTGCTGCAAGAGCTGTTCAGCAAGGCCGGACCGGAAGATCTTTTCTACAACCGGGTAAAACTTTGTGATGACAATGATCTCGCTTCCATAAACAAAACTGAATCGATCACCCAGTAATTCTATTCACCTTCATTTAAACCGCCGCACAATCCAACCTCTAACCACAAGCGGCAGACAACAAAGGAACGGCGCAAAAATCAGGAACCATAAAATATTGAACTTGCATTTTTGCGCCCATGTTTCTTCATAAATTCCGTGGCAGGGACCGTACTACGCAGCATTAATATGCTGCTTTTTTTTGCCCAAATATCAAAACCCATTCTGCCTGATCAGCGACAATCTATTATGCAGCCAATGACATAAGTCGCGTTTGACAATAATTCCCCTACTAAATATACGGTTATTCCAATTCCCTTAAAAATTTAAATACTCATAATTGGAGAAAACAATGCGTTTAGTATCTTTAGGAGTAATGCTCGTTATGCTTTCACTGGTATCCGCTGCCCCGGCATTTGCCGCCGAAAAACTCAGCGGTGATGTCATCATGTTCCACGCCGGCAGCCTTTCCGTCCCCCTTGCAAAGATGGAAAAAGAATTTGAAGCCATGCACCCCGGTGTAGACATCAAACGCGAAGCCGGCGGTTCCACCAAAATGGCCCGCATGATTTCCGAAGTAGGCAAGCCTGCCGACATCATGGCTTCCGCTGACTACGTGGTCATCGACAAAAACCTGATTCCTAAATACGCGGACTTCAACATCCGTTTCGCCACCAACCAGCTGGTGCTCTGCTACACCGACCAATCCAAATTCGCAGAAGAAATCAATGCTGACAACTGGTACGATATTCTTGCCAGAACCGGTGTTGTCTGGGGACATTCCGATCCCAACCTCGATCCCTGCGGCTACCGTAGCGTAATGGTCATGCAGCTGGCTGAAAAATTTTACGGTAAATCTGAACTCTATAAGAAATTGGTTTCCCAGCGCAAAAAGGAATGGGTCCGCCCCAAATCCGTTGAGCTGATCTCCCTGCTCAAGACTGGAAACATGGATTACGCCTGGGAATACCTCTCCGTAGCAGTACAGCACGGTCTGAAATACATCACCCTTGATAAACACATCAATCTTTCCGACTACAAATACAACAACTTCTACAAGCAGGCGAAGGTAACCGTCAGCGGCAAGAAACCCGGAACCACCATTGAGCGTACCGGTAAATCCATCACTTACGGCATCACCCAACTCAAAGACGCCCCGAACAAAGCAGCAGCCACCGCTTTCATGGCTTACATGCTCTCCCCCGAAGGCGGCCTGAAAATCCTTAACGAAATGGGCCAGCCTCCCTTTGTTCCGGCTATTGTTCCTGACGAAACAATGGTCAAAAACATGCCTGCACAGTTGCAAAAACTCGTTAAAGTAAAAAAATAATTTGACCTTACACAGGAAAGCCGGGATCAACCGCCCGGCTTTCCTGCTTTCCACCCATGAAAAAAATCCACAGAACATCAGTCAGCTCTATTATTTCCACCATTCTGGTCCTCGGCTTCATCCTTGTTCCCTTAAGCCAGTTAATTCTCGGCTCAAGCGTTGATGAATTGCTCCAGACCATCATGGACCCGGATGTACGCGCAGCAATTACCCGGAGCATGCTCTGCTCCGGTCTGGCGGCATTCATATCTTTCGCCATCGGCACCCCCTTCGCTTTCCTGCTGGCCCGCAAGGATTTCAGAGGCAAAGGGCTGGTGGAATCCATCATCGACATGCCGATCATGATCCCGCACCCGGTCATCGGTATTGCCCTGCTTTCAATCGCCGGACGCAACCATTGGATCGGACAGATATTAATTGATGCCGGAATCCGTATCATGGGCACCAATACGGGGATTGTTGCTGTTCTGGTATTCGTAGGACTGCCCTTCTATCTCAATGCCGCACGGGACGGATTTGAAAACGTTCCCGAAAGACTCGAAAAAGCGGCTCGTACCTTGGGAGCTTCACCAACCCAGACGTTTATCCGGGTCACCCTGCCCCTTGCCTGGCGATCCCTGCTCACCGGGATGATCATGTGCATGGCCCGCGCGCTCAGCGAATTCGGAGCAGTAGTCATCGTGGCCTACCATCCCATGATCGCTCCGGTGCTCATGTACGAACGATTTACTGCTTACGGTCTTTCGTACTCCCGCCCGGTGGCTATCTGGCTGATATTTCTTTCACTGGTGCTCTTTGCGGCACTGCGACTTCTTTCACGCGGAGTGGGGAGCAGGGAATCATGATTAAAATAGAAGAACTTAACGTTGAACTGCCAAAATTTTCCTTGCAGGATATTAACCTGCACATTCCTGAAGGCGACTTCTTCACCCTGCTCGGTCCCACAGGGTCCGGTAAATCCGTACTGCTGGAAACAATCGCCGGGCTGGTTCCGATTTCTTCCGGCTCCATTAAAATTTCCGGCAATGAAATTGCCCATCTACCCCCGGAAAAACGGGGACTGTCCATTGTCTATCAGGATTACGCCCTTTTCCCGCACCTGAGCGTGATGGAAAACATCACTTTCGGTGCAAAATACCAAGGAATCAACGAAGCTAAGGCTGTACGCAAAGCTGCCGAACTTGCTGAGAAGCTCAATATTTCCCACCTACTCACCCGCACCCCCCGCCATCTTTCCGGTGGTGAACGGCAACGCGCTGCTATTGCCCGCGCCTTGCTGGTAGATCCGGCAGTGCTGCTGCTTGATGAACCGCTTTCCGCACTGGACCCTGCTTTCCGGCAGGAGGTACAGGACCTGCTCAAAGACCTGCACCGCGAAACAGGGATAACTTTTGTAATGGTCACCCACGATTTTGACGAAGCACTTTATCTTTCCACCAACGGAGCTATCATCAGGAACGGGGAACTTATCCGCAAAGGAAAAATAAGGGATATTTTCAACTCTCCCGGCTCTGAATTCGTGGCCGGATTCGTGGGCATGAGCAACATATATCTCTGCACTCCCATGAAGGAGTGCGTAAAGCTGGGCAATTTGAAATTAGAATGTACAATGGAGAAGAAGGGATCTGAAACAAGGCTGGCCTTCAGGCCGGAAGAAGTACTGCTGGGCAGCGAAATAAGTAAACGCAACGGACAGAACAGCTTTTACGCCACCATCAAAGGTATTACTGCCGGTGGTTTCCACGCACGGGTTACACTGGATTATAACGGCATGGATATTTACGCCCTTGTGCCCCGCAAGATGATTGGTAACGGTGAGCTTGAGCCGGGCTTACCCATAAAAGTTGCCATCCCGGAACAAAGTCTGCACTTGTTTTAATGCTGAGAACGCAAATTCCCGATCAAGACTTTAATATTACTGAAATTTAAAAGCAGGTACACGGCAAGCAGGACCGCAACCGACACTTCACGATTAAGTTCGTTAAAATTGAAAATCTGGTAAGTACCCACCAACAGCAACTGTAAGCAGATAAAGAATTTTTGTTTGCGATCCAGCCAGCTGATGCCGAAAAACTTGCGACACTGGAAATAGCGCAACAGGTTGATCAACACATTTGAAAGACAAAAAGCCAGCCCGGCTCCGCTAACCCCAAGGCTGTTGTAAAGCAGCAGACATAATCCCGCGTTAAGGATGAGTCCGGCCACAGTGTTGAAGACTTCCAGCTTTGACTTACCGGAAAGAATCAGCAGGTAGCCCACCGGACCTGTATAACAATTACAAATCTGCCCAAGCAACATCCAGAGCAGGCATGCTGTTCCGGCACTGTACTGCGCACCGAAAAAAAACATGATCATATCCGCATACACAGCCACCCCGGCCAGCAGGATAAACGAAAAAAAAGTCAATGCATGAGTGACATCACGGTAGAGGTTACGGATGGAATCGTTATTGTCACAGGCATAGGCTGTGGAAATCTGCGGGGCATAAACACTGTTGAAAGTATAGAGCAGAATGGAAATGGACACTGCAACTTTCATCGCTGCGACAAAAAGAGCAGCTTCCACAACCGAACCGACTGCACCGAGAATGAGCGTATTTATCCAGATCAACGAAGTCTGGGAAAAAGCAATAATCAAAAGCGGAATGGAATAAACAAGTATTTCCCGCACACCCAATGAACTGTGCAGGCCAATGGAAAATTTCAAACCGTAATCCCTGCGCGTACTCATAAATGCGTACAAAAATGACACAATATAAAGTGAGGTCACAGCCGCCAAAAAACCAAGCACGCTGAATTCGACCACAAAGGCTAAACCGGAAAGAACCAGCATCCCCAGTGGGATTATCAGGTTTTCCACCAATGTAATCCCGGACATATCACCGAGACTCTGGCGAACCATGATGTTGATTCTGGTCAGGCTCCAGAAAAAAATTATGGGAGAAGCATAAAAAACGTACGCCCACTTTGACACATCTTTGAAGACCAATCCGGCCACAGGTTTGGCAAAAACCATGACCGCCACGCACAGCAGCAAGGCAAAGCTCCCCACAATCAACTGTGAAATAGTCCACATAGATGAAAGATTGCCGTCATCCTCACTCTTTAGCTGGGGGATAAAACGCAAACAGCCATTCCCAATACCCAGCTGGGCTAAATTTGCGCAAAGAAAGGCAAAGGTATAGCCGATGAAAAAAAGCCCGGAACCGTAAGCCCCGTACTTTTTAGCCAACACCCATGCCAGCAGCAAGCCGCCCACGCCCTTAACTCCCTTGGCAGTAAAGACGAGAACCAGCTTCTTCAGATTGGAATGATCACTGCTCAAACCGTCTTTCCTTCAACTTGCGGAGGAGACTCCGGTCAATAAAGGCATAATAAAAAAAATTGCGCACCTTAAGCCAAAGCCAATGCACAGCCTGCCCAAGAATCAGCCCGGCACTTTCCGTAAACGGCACATTGCTCGGCGCATATAGTTCGTATCCATTTTCTAAAAGTTCACGAGCGCAGATCAACTCGTAAAGCTGAATTTGTGCTGGGCTTAAAATATCTTTCCACTTCACGGCTATTTTTCGATCAGGGTCCCGGCCCACGTTTTCATGCAGATGCTTTTGTTTTTTACCAATCAGTTGATAGTAATCCTGCTGGGTATAGGTAATCTCTTTACCAGTTGGACTGACACCCAACACACCAAGCAAGCGCGTAACAGCACCTTCAGAATCAGCAAGTAGATCCTCAAAACGCAACCGGATCAGCGATTGCCCTTTAAGCCTGCCCAGCATTCTCTTCCAATCAAAAGCGGCCTGAAAAATATTATTGGACATCTTCATCCCGGTCACTGAAACCATATCCAGCTTGGAATTGAAAACCGCCCGCCCGTCCCGGAGCAAGAAAATAAACTGCGAATCGGGATATATTTTCCTCAGCATATCCAAATGGAAATCATAGCGCGCCCCTTTAATAACCAGTACTTCCGGTCCGCTCTCGCCGCGAATCTTGAGGTATTCCCCAAACACGGTATCAAATACAGCTCGGTAGGTTAACTGGTCCAGCCTATTCAAGCGGCTACGCAAGATATCCCGATCAACATTCCATTCACGAAAACGGGGTTCGGAATAAAGAAGATCCAGCACTCCATTCACAGTCATGGACTTTTCATCCCGGAAATTTTCCAGCACAAGGGAAATAAAAAGGCTTTCCTGTGCCACCACAACCCCGGCATGGCGGTTCAGTAGAGAGGAAAGTAGAGTTGAGCCGGACCTGCTGTCATAAATTATGAATGCATGGATCATAGTTTCAGCACCTCAAGCTTTGAAAAATCAATCCTGTACCTGCCGCTGCGGCATTTGACCTCAATAATATCTCCCGCGACTGAATTTCCAAACAAAGATGGATCAGTACCCCCTTCAACAGTCCGGCCCACAGCAGTATACATAGTTGAAGGGGAAGAAGTTTTACGCTCAGCCTGATAAAGCATCCCTGAACGGGGAATTTTCTTGCCCATAAAACGCAATAATCCCGCATACCGCTTGAAGGATGTCCTGAAACCATCCCCATGAAAATTTAATGCATACCCGCTATCCCGTTCGATACAGACTTTCCCCTTACCTGCATTTCTAAGCAGACGAGCCTTGCGGTAGAGATGTATGGGATAATAAATGCTGGTGCTGCCGGAAGGAACAATCCGGTCACGCACAAAAACATCCTCGCCGCCGACAACCACAATTGTCCGCTTCCAGGAATTGGGACGTACTGAAACCGGGTAATATCCGGCAAGCTCAGCCTCTACAGCCTGAAAGCCTTCACCACTCACAAAACGCGGTTCGGGAGTAGCCCCCTTACCCTTCTTATAATCATAAAGATTAAAAACGTCGGTACCTTCTCCCAATTGACCAATTTTATTAAAGACCGGAAGATTATGATTGAGTGAAAATTTCTTAAGCAGGAATCCATCATCGTTGACCAATGAACGCTTGCCCAACCAAAGGCCGAAATGTCCGGCATCCGGGTGAATATGTGATCCGGTGTAAATTTTCTTGGACTGGGCATGAAATCCCTGCGGCGGACCGCATTTGAAAAAAACAAGCGAAGCATCATCCTGCCATGATGAACGAGTCAGCAGAATTCCGAGATTTCCGAACCATGCGTGTAGCGGCAATCCTTGCGGGTCCTGCGGCTGCACTTCAGGATCATACCAGATATAGTCCTGCCAAAGCACAGTGCTCATACGTCTCTTGCGCTCGACCTCCGCGGCAAGCCACTGGGCACGACCATCCTTGAAAATTCGGGCCAGACAACGCAGGGTCGCGCCCGGACCGTAAAAGTCCACCATGGGAGAATCAGCAAAATCCACATTGTATTTAAAACCGGGCAGGGAAGCATAAAGCCGAAACTTTGCGGTATTACGTAAAAATCCGCTGGAACGGACCATCTCCAGCCCCTGTGCCGGAGCCATGGCCATATAATAATTAAGCAGCCACAATGCCCCGTAACTCCAATAACCGATACCTTCATGGGAGGCACCGTCCGGGGAAAGCAAAGGCAGAACCTGCTTGAAATTATCCGCAGCGGTCTTCAGCCACCTTGTGGCCCGACGATCTTCTCCATAGAGCGCAATACCAGCCACAGCCAGCGCACCGGAATTCACGTAATTATGGTTCTGGAGCAACCCGCGGGACTGTGCCCACCAAAGCCGTTTGGTACGGATAATCTCATCCAGAATTTCCGCATGCTCGATAATGGCATCCCTGACCATCAACCGCAGGGCCGAGGAAAGGTCATCGTAAAACCAGTCATAAACGAGAGACAGTGCAAAAATGGAATGTGCAGCCCCGATATCTTCGTTGCTTGCCCAGCGGGGCGAAATACAAAAGGTCCGTAAAAGATCCTGCACAGTGACAAATGCAGAAGGGTCGCCTTTAATTAAATGGTAAAAAGCAAGATCAACCAACCCGTCAGCCGGGCGGCGCAAAGTTTCATCATTATAGCGCAAAAGGTTGGCAGGTGCCCGGCTGCCTACAAGTCCGCGACCACGTTTGCGGATAATACGCAGAAAATCAGAATAAGGTTTTTCATCTTTCAGGGAGCGTAATTCTTCAAGGCGGGATTCATTAAAATAAAGTCTGGGACGGGATTTGAAAACAGAATAATCAGGATCAGCCGCGCAACACGGTGTAGTCCATATTGCCGAGAACAAAACAACTATTGCGACAACCGTTCCCAGCCGCATGTAAACCCCTTTGCTTATTTAGCGGTAACACGCTTAAGTTTCTTAATTATCTTCACCAAAGTACGTTTTACAATTCCCACAGAGGACTCAAGACTGGTTACCCTCTTCTCCAATTCTTCCA
This Desulfovibrio sp. JC022 DNA region includes the following protein-coding sequences:
- a CDS encoding MBL fold metallo-hydrolase RNA specificity domain-containing protein, with amino-acid sequence MKITFMGAAKTVTGSCYIIETENVRFAVDCGLHQGNAEVEKRNRGIADYDPKNLDFILITHAHIDHTGLLPAAVRAGFDGPIYMTIPTRDLLDIMLLDSAYIQEMETDWANRKRLRKGMAPISPIYKQEDAINTVPLMRTVQYGASFDPAEGVTVNFKDAGHILGSAFIELWIKEGGETTKVVFSGDLGHKDQLIVRNPSIIEKADYLLMESTYGDRNHKDSSNSLDELAEAIAWSYERGGKVVIPAFAVERSQQLIYTLHLLYKDGKLPADMPVYLDSPLAIKATEIFRNHPEFFDLDTKELMHNGDDPLSLPKLKFTLTTEESQAINETEGPAIVISASGMANAGRIKHHLRHNIWRKNASVVFVGYQGVGTPGRRLVNGADNITIFGEKLAVEAKIFTINGFSGHAGQDEMVDWLKHFDSPAMKVILTHGEPKGQKVLAGRIKQELGYKVHIADYREEVMLVPGGEIKPVVKGKSSSPGIDWDFLLNDSEKLFTEFRGRLDKVQSQSFLSQTELRDRLLEINRQVIELISEL
- a CDS encoding DMT family transporter; this translates as MQQRNQKKAYLYGLSAVLIWSTVASAFKIALGYMDPLQLLFYAVIFSSIALFAILKIQNKTAQIRQMSLKELLKCGLPGLLNPFLYYIVLFKAYDLLPAQEAQPLNYTWAITLSLLSIPLLGQKMTIRELLAILTSYLGVVVISTHGNLLDIKFSNGYGVFLALFSTIIWSLYWIMNTKSKSDPLIGLFLNFCFGLPLVAGAMLIFSGPPPMSIPAILSAAYVGFFEMGITFALWLNALKLTEKASRVSNLIFLSPFLSLILIHFILGEEILPSTLVGLLFIVGGNVIQQLGKKN
- the wtpA gene encoding tungstate ABC transporter substrate-binding protein WtpA — encoded protein: MRLVSLGVMLVMLSLVSAAPAFAAEKLSGDVIMFHAGSLSVPLAKMEKEFEAMHPGVDIKREAGGSTKMARMISEVGKPADIMASADYVVIDKNLIPKYADFNIRFATNQLVLCYTDQSKFAEEINADNWYDILARTGVVWGHSDPNLDPCGYRSVMVMQLAEKFYGKSELYKKLVSQRKKEWVRPKSVELISLLKTGNMDYAWEYLSVAVQHGLKYITLDKHINLSDYKYNNFYKQAKVTVSGKKPGTTIERTGKSITYGITQLKDAPNKAAATAFMAYMLSPEGGLKILNEMGQPPFVPAIVPDETMVKNMPAQLQKLVKVKK
- a CDS encoding ABC transporter permease gives rise to the protein MKKIHRTSVSSIISTILVLGFILVPLSQLILGSSVDELLQTIMDPDVRAAITRSMLCSGLAAFISFAIGTPFAFLLARKDFRGKGLVESIIDMPIMIPHPVIGIALLSIAGRNHWIGQILIDAGIRIMGTNTGIVAVLVFVGLPFYLNAARDGFENVPERLEKAARTLGASPTQTFIRVTLPLAWRSLLTGMIMCMARALSEFGAVVIVAYHPMIAPVLMYERFTAYGLSYSRPVAIWLIFLSLVLFAALRLLSRGVGSRES
- a CDS encoding ABC transporter ATP-binding protein — its product is MIKIEELNVELPKFSLQDINLHIPEGDFFTLLGPTGSGKSVLLETIAGLVPISSGSIKISGNEIAHLPPEKRGLSIVYQDYALFPHLSVMENITFGAKYQGINEAKAVRKAAELAEKLNISHLLTRTPRHLSGGERQRAAIARALLVDPAVLLLDEPLSALDPAFRQEVQDLLKDLHRETGITFVMVTHDFDEALYLSTNGAIIRNGELIRKGKIRDIFNSPGSEFVAGFVGMSNIYLCTPMKECVKLGNLKLECTMEKKGSETRLAFRPEEVLLGSEISKRNGQNSFYATIKGITAGGFHARVTLDYNGMDIYALVPRKMIGNGELEPGLPIKVAIPEQSLHLF
- a CDS encoding lipopolysaccharide biosynthesis protein → MSSDHSNLKKLVLVFTAKGVKGVGGLLLAWVLAKKYGAYGSGLFFIGYTFAFLCANLAQLGIGNGCLRFIPQLKSEDDGNLSSMWTISQLIVGSFALLLCVAVMVFAKPVAGLVFKDVSKWAYVFYASPIIFFWSLTRINIMVRQSLGDMSGITLVENLIIPLGMLVLSGLAFVVEFSVLGFLAAVTSLYIVSFLYAFMSTRRDYGLKFSIGLHSSLGVREILVYSIPLLIIAFSQTSLIWINTLILGAVGSVVEAALFVAAMKVAVSISILLYTFNSVYAPQISTAYACDNNDSIRNLYRDVTHALTFFSFILLAGVAVYADMIMFFFGAQYSAGTACLLWMLLGQICNCYTGPVGYLLILSGKSKLEVFNTVAGLILNAGLCLLLYNSLGVSGAGLAFCLSNVLINLLRYFQCRKFFGISWLDRKQKFFICLQLLLVGTYQIFNFNELNREVSVAVLLAVYLLLNFSNIKVLIGNLRSQH
- a CDS encoding sulfotransferase, which gives rise to MIHAFIIYDSRSGSTLLSSLLNRHAGVVVAQESLFISLVLENFRDEKSMTVNGVLDLLYSEPRFREWNVDRDILRSRLNRLDQLTYRAVFDTVFGEYLKIRGESGPEVLVIKGARYDFHLDMLRKIYPDSQFIFLLRDGRAVFNSKLDMVSVTGMKMSNNIFQAAFDWKRMLGRLKGQSLIRLRFEDLLADSEGAVTRLLGVLGVSPTGKEITYTQQDYYQLIGKKQKHLHENVGRDPDRKIAVKWKDILSPAQIQLYELICARELLENGYELYAPSNVPFTESAGLILGQAVHWLWLKVRNFFYYAFIDRSLLRKLKERRFEQ
- a CDS encoding DUF4962 domain-containing protein, with amino-acid sequence MRLGTVVAIVVLFSAIWTTPCCAADPDYSVFKSRPRLYFNESRLEELRSLKDEKPYSDFLRIIRKRGRGLVGSRAPANLLRYNDETLRRPADGLVDLAFYHLIKGDPSAFVTVQDLLRTFCISPRWASNEDIGAAHSIFALSLVYDWFYDDLSSALRLMVRDAIIEHAEILDEIIRTKRLWWAQSRGLLQNHNYVNSGALAVAGIALYGEDRRATRWLKTAADNFKQVLPLLSPDGASHEGIGYWSYGALWLLNYYMAMAPAQGLEMVRSSGFLRNTAKFRLYASLPGFKYNVDFADSPMVDFYGPGATLRCLARIFKDGRAQWLAAEVERKRRMSTVLWQDYIWYDPEVQPQDPQGLPLHAWFGNLGILLTRSSWQDDASLVFFKCGPPQGFHAQSKKIYTGSHIHPDAGHFGLWLGKRSLVNDDGFLLKKFSLNHNLPVFNKIGQLGEGTDVFNLYDYKKGKGATPEPRFVSGEGFQAVEAELAGYYPVSVRPNSWKRTIVVVGGEDVFVRDRIVPSGSTSIYYPIHLYRKARLLRNAGKGKVCIERDSGYALNFHGDGFRTSFKRYAGLLRFMGKKIPRSGMLYQAERKTSSPSTMYTAVGRTVEGGTDPSLFGNSVAGDIIEVKCRSGRYRIDFSKLEVLKL